The following proteins come from a genomic window of Bradyrhizobium paxllaeri:
- a CDS encoding recombinase RecT: MTDTTVDQRVTRGDLAAGKVDKVLSDRTALVAVDDVVGGLKFENALQIAEAAKIMATAGSMLPPWLQGNVGGCWGIILRAIELRMSPMTLASMTYEVENKGVRQVAYMSNFFRTIVEQRARIKEKRLRTRYEGTGDDMVCFVYATFDGDDQPCEWPPREAAEQYTLKKLRPGRNDRGQIRGSPLWETKPAQQMFYAMSRDWARVYCSSLVAGMYTEEELREQEARAQTAKDVTPHDKQPELRSRLRGREGREGFHTDISRSIDNAISRARGGPTLAPMLQGEVTENRDGTEGERQPPAQSSDVAAPPAAEKSSADQSLSSARTRKAGAGEPAGDAGPPDTSERGASSADQSKSSAGNSGHAADESAGDDPLPPSSSAGQSPLASEKTQADAPKASPANHVWCVRCGMYFAVEPDICVCGSGDFSTQATEPAKAAAHQRGLDDRKAERKRSATPPEWRGPEATALALAWIEGWREEDDRQRSAT; this comes from the coding sequence ATGACTGATACCACGGTTGATCAGCGCGTCACGCGCGGCGATCTCGCCGCCGGCAAGGTCGACAAAGTGCTGTCCGATCGCACCGCGCTGGTCGCGGTCGACGACGTGGTCGGCGGCCTGAAGTTCGAAAACGCGCTGCAGATCGCCGAGGCCGCCAAGATCATGGCGACGGCCGGATCAATGCTGCCGCCCTGGCTGCAAGGCAATGTCGGCGGCTGTTGGGGGATCATCCTGCGCGCGATCGAACTGCGCATGTCGCCGATGACGCTGGCTTCAATGACCTATGAGGTCGAGAACAAAGGCGTCAGGCAAGTCGCCTATATGTCGAACTTCTTCCGCACGATCGTCGAGCAGCGCGCGCGGATCAAAGAGAAGCGCCTGCGCACGCGCTATGAGGGCACCGGCGATGACATGGTGTGCTTCGTCTATGCGACCTTCGACGGCGATGACCAGCCATGCGAGTGGCCACCGCGTGAGGCCGCCGAGCAGTACACCCTGAAAAAGCTCCGGCCTGGTCGCAACGATCGCGGCCAGATCAGAGGCTCGCCGCTATGGGAGACCAAGCCGGCGCAGCAAATGTTCTATGCCATGAGCCGCGATTGGGCGCGCGTCTATTGCTCCAGCCTGGTCGCCGGCATGTACACCGAGGAAGAACTGCGCGAGCAGGAAGCACGCGCGCAGACTGCCAAGGACGTCACGCCGCACGACAAGCAGCCCGAGCTTCGTTCGCGCCTGCGTGGCCGTGAAGGGCGCGAAGGATTCCACACCGACATTTCCAGGAGCATTGACAACGCGATCTCGCGTGCGCGCGGCGGTCCGACGCTGGCGCCGATGCTCCAGGGCGAGGTTACCGAAAACCGCGACGGCACTGAGGGCGAACGTCAGCCCCCTGCCCAGTCCTCGGACGTCGCGGCACCGCCGGCGGCTGAAAAGTCGTCGGCGGACCAATCTCTTTCATCGGCACGGACGCGGAAAGCCGGCGCCGGTGAACCCGCCGGCGATGCAGGTCCTCCAGATACGAGTGAGCGTGGTGCATCGTCGGCGGACCAATCCAAGTCATCGGCAGGTAACAGTGGACATGCTGCCGATGAATCCGCCGGCGACGATCCCCTGCCTCCTTCGTCGTCGGCGGGTCAGTCACCGCTTGCATCTGAGAAAACGCAGGCAGACGCGCCCAAGGCCTCGCCGGCCAATCACGTGTGGTGTGTCCGTTGCGGCATGTACTTTGCCGTCGAACCCGACATCTGCGTTTGCGGTAGCGGCGATTTCTCAACGCAGGCCACCGAGCCGGCGAAGGCCGCTGCGCATCAGCGCGGACTCGACGATCGAAAAGCCGAACGCAAGCGCTCGGCAACGCCGCCCGAATGGCGTGGCCCGGAAGCGACAGCACTTGCCCTCGCATGGATCGAAGGCTGGAGGGAAGAAGATGACCGGCAACGCAGCGCCACTTGA
- a CDS encoding PD-(D/E)XK nuclease-like domain-containing protein: MMVIRPWDGKPIKEPGIYSGIPIDVYHGPHICDGFKLSSSGAKTIFYDPAKYWLQSPYNPRRQVKVSTRANSRDEAKRLGRAAHILLLGSEPFSEHYVIHPTELLNPETKRMRKWHGNNPECKAWLKTVPAGIEVLSEDEVEAVRGMAESLGWHPLVADGLLSGEIECSMFWRDPETGHWWSARPDVIPTHSGEFADLKTTSSTEYFNMQRALKDFGYAQQAALVVDGAQTLGLPFEAFVDVFVESEPPHSVATERLKDAAIDLGAKMNRAAMNRFAECIERYGTRDDSRWPGPRGEQQDVEYLDFTERDRTFIVDRLKFEFGIEVAA, from the coding sequence ATGATGGTGATCCGTCCTTGGGACGGTAAGCCGATCAAAGAGCCCGGCATCTATAGCGGCATTCCGATCGACGTTTACCACGGTCCCCACATCTGCGACGGCTTCAAGCTGTCGTCGAGCGGCGCCAAGACGATCTTCTACGATCCGGCCAAGTATTGGCTGCAGTCGCCATACAACCCGCGCCGCCAGGTCAAGGTCTCGACGCGCGCCAATTCGCGCGACGAAGCCAAGCGCCTCGGCCGGGCCGCGCACATTCTCCTGCTCGGCTCCGAGCCGTTCTCCGAGCACTACGTCATCCACCCGACCGAGCTTCTGAATCCCGAAACCAAGCGCATGCGGAAGTGGCATGGCAACAATCCGGAATGCAAAGCTTGGCTTAAGACGGTGCCGGCCGGCATCGAAGTCTTGTCGGAAGACGAAGTCGAGGCAGTGCGCGGCATGGCGGAATCGCTCGGCTGGCATCCGCTGGTGGCCGATGGCCTGCTCAGTGGCGAGATCGAGTGTTCGATGTTCTGGCGCGATCCGGAGACTGGGCACTGGTGGTCAGCGCGGCCGGACGTGATCCCGACGCACTCGGGCGAGTTTGCCGACCTCAAGACCACGTCGTCGACCGAATACTTCAACATGCAGCGCGCGCTCAAAGACTTCGGATATGCGCAGCAAGCCGCGTTGGTGGTCGACGGCGCGCAAACCCTCGGCCTGCCCTTTGAGGCCTTTGTCGACGTCTTTGTCGAAAGCGAGCCGCCGCACAGTGTCGCCACCGAGCGGCTGAAGGACGCCGCGATTGATCTCGGCGCCAAGATGAACCGCGCCGCGATGAATCGCTTTGCCGAATGCATCGAACGCTACGGCACGCGCGACGACAGCCGCTGGCCTGGCCCGCGTGGCGAGCAACAGGATGTCGAATATCTCGATTTCACCGAGCGCGACCGCACCTTCATCGTCGATCGCCTGAAATTTGAATTTGGAATCGAGGTCGCTGCATGA
- a CDS encoding XRE family transcriptional regulator gives MSIVAPSKWDSPEQIGRRLRAVRKARGMVQAQVARLAGKTRAAVSQWELGEVQADIKSIELVAAGLSCDLNWLISGEGNPPEGVLVNGRKSKAKIGRPKLAIVRDRPGVGRSRESMLKPLYLGVIDEAAAGIGAGDATADANGMLDWWRLPPHVFNEFRCDAETCRLYRVLSDLMHPSIKRGAWVLIDHAQKTPQDGQVFAIDNGFSIILKRLFLSPQKKKSREITLVSDSDRNNRITVALRDLKIVGRLIAQLSPIT, from the coding sequence GTGTCCATCGTAGCCCCGTCAAAATGGGACAGCCCCGAACAGATCGGCCGGCGCTTGCGTGCAGTGCGCAAAGCCAGGGGAATGGTGCAAGCGCAGGTCGCTCGGCTGGCCGGCAAGACACGCGCTGCCGTCAGTCAATGGGAACTAGGCGAAGTACAGGCCGACATCAAAAGCATAGAACTCGTTGCTGCAGGTCTATCTTGCGATTTGAACTGGCTGATTTCCGGCGAGGGCAATCCGCCCGAAGGCGTACTGGTCAACGGCAGAAAGTCCAAGGCGAAGATCGGACGTCCAAAGCTCGCGATCGTGCGCGACCGCCCTGGCGTCGGTAGGAGCCGCGAGAGCATGCTGAAGCCGCTTTATCTTGGCGTGATCGACGAGGCCGCTGCCGGGATCGGCGCCGGCGACGCGACGGCTGATGCGAATGGGATGTTGGATTGGTGGCGGTTGCCGCCGCACGTGTTCAATGAATTTCGCTGCGATGCAGAGACATGTCGGCTCTATCGCGTACTGTCCGACTTGATGCATCCCTCCATCAAGCGAGGCGCATGGGTACTGATCGACCACGCGCAAAAAACTCCGCAAGACGGACAAGTCTTTGCAATCGATAACGGTTTCTCGATCATTTTGAAGCGGCTCTTTCTTTCGCCACAAAAAAAGAAGTCGCGCGAGATCACCTTGGTGTCGGATTCCGATCGGAACAATCGCATCACCGTTGCACTGCGCGACCTCAAGATCGTTGGTCGACTGATCGCGCAACTATCTCCCATCACTTAG
- a CDS encoding MT-A70 family methyltransferase, protein MLAEVERGTGPGRGKKVSGLSTSFRAFLKKIGLQKDTALEAQRIGTLPDPELIKAFERARADDRLLYFTDLIRVARPWWKKESRTQREQALGAKIMALPEQKFGVILEDFEWDFETFSRITGMDRHASNHYPTAAEAHTPEEIVERTKERASVAADDSALFMWVPNPFLSTGIKVLELRGYRYVTNWAWTKDGLGTGYWNRETHELLLLGIKGNLPCPAMGEQWPSSKHGERREHSQKPDWQYELIEAYFPTLPKIELNARSGRAGWVSWGNEAPEAA, encoded by the coding sequence TTGCTGGCCGAGGTCGAACGCGGCACAGGGCCTGGTCGCGGGAAAAAGGTGTCGGGCCTCTCGACATCTTTTCGCGCCTTCCTCAAGAAGATCGGGCTTCAGAAAGATACAGCACTCGAAGCGCAGCGCATCGGCACCTTGCCCGATCCCGAACTGATCAAAGCCTTCGAACGTGCGCGAGCTGACGACCGGCTTCTCTATTTTACCGACCTGATCAGGGTCGCGCGGCCATGGTGGAAAAAGGAAAGCCGCACGCAACGCGAGCAGGCTCTTGGCGCCAAGATCATGGCGCTGCCGGAACAGAAGTTCGGCGTGATCCTCGAAGACTTCGAATGGGACTTCGAGACTTTCAGCCGGATCACCGGCATGGATCGACACGCAAGCAATCATTATCCGACAGCGGCCGAAGCGCATACGCCTGAAGAGATCGTCGAGCGCACCAAAGAACGCGCATCGGTCGCGGCCGATGACAGCGCGCTCTTCATGTGGGTACCGAATCCTTTCCTCTCGACCGGGATCAAGGTGCTCGAACTGCGCGGCTACAGATATGTGACGAACTGGGCCTGGACGAAAGACGGCCTTGGTACTGGCTACTGGAATCGTGAAACGCATGAGCTTTTGCTGCTCGGCATCAAAGGCAATCTGCCGTGCCCTGCGATGGGCGAGCAATGGCCGTCGAGCAAGCATGGCGAACGGCGCGAGCACTCCCAGAAGCCGGATTGGCAATACGAACTGATCGAAGCGTATTTCCCGACGCTGCCGAAGATTGAGCTTAACGCGCGATCCGGTCGCGCCGGATGGGTGTCCTGGGGCAACGAAGCTCCGGAGGCGGCATGA